The Pseudomonas triclosanedens genome has a window encoding:
- the cyoB gene encoding cytochrome o ubiquinol oxidase subunit I, which translates to MFGKLTLSAVPYHEPIIVITLAVVALLGLGVVGAITYYRKWTYLWTEWLTSIDHKKIGVMYIIVALIMLLRGFADAIMMRGQLALAEGANHGYLPPEHYDQIFTAHGVIMIIFMAMPFMTGLMNLAVPLQIGARDVAFPFLNSLSFWLLVVSAMLVNVSLGLGEFARTGWVAYPPLSELAYSPGVGVDYYIWALQISGMGTLLTGINFLVTVFKMRTPGMKLMQMPIFTWTCTFANILIVASFPILTAALGLLSLDRYFDMHFFTNELGGNAMMYINLFWAWGHPEVYILILPAFGIFSEVTATFAGKRMFGYTSMVWASAAITFLGFTVWLHHFFTMGSGGDVNGFFGVATMLISIPTGVKLFNWLFTIYRGRLRFTTPILWTLGFIVTFTIGGMTGVLLAIPGADYLLHNSLFLIAHFHNTIIGGAVFGYLAGFVFWFPKAFGFTLDEKWGKRSFWCWLVGFYMAFMPLYILGFMGMTRRLNHYDNPMWKPYLVVAFFGAVLIFLGIACQLIQLFVSIKNRKQLADVTGDPWGGRTLEWSTSSPPPYYNFAELPHVNDIDAFHDMKQTGTAYRKLPAYAPIHMPKNTAAGFSIALFAFIFGFAAIWHIWWLVGVGFVGMIASVIVRSYVTDLDYYVQPDEIERIENANFQKLATAQV; encoded by the coding sequence ATGTTCGGGAAACTGACACTGTCGGCCGTGCCGTACCACGAGCCGATCATCGTCATCACGCTGGCCGTCGTCGCCCTGCTGGGCCTCGGCGTGGTTGGCGCGATCACCTATTACCGCAAGTGGACCTATCTGTGGACCGAATGGCTGACTTCCATCGACCACAAGAAGATCGGCGTGATGTACATCATCGTCGCCCTGATCATGCTTCTGCGCGGCTTCGCCGACGCCATCATGATGCGCGGCCAGCTCGCGCTGGCTGAAGGCGCCAACCACGGCTACCTGCCGCCGGAACACTACGACCAGATATTCACCGCTCACGGCGTGATCATGATCATCTTCATGGCCATGCCCTTCATGACCGGCCTGATGAACCTGGCCGTGCCGCTGCAGATCGGCGCGCGCGACGTGGCGTTCCCCTTCCTGAACTCGCTGAGCTTCTGGCTGCTGGTCGTCAGCGCAATGCTGGTGAACGTCTCGCTGGGCCTGGGCGAATTCGCCCGTACCGGCTGGGTCGCCTATCCGCCGCTGTCCGAGCTGGCCTACAGCCCCGGCGTGGGGGTGGACTACTACATCTGGGCGCTACAGATATCGGGGATGGGTACCTTGCTCACGGGTATCAACTTCCTGGTAACCGTGTTCAAGATGCGTACCCCCGGCATGAAGCTGATGCAGATGCCGATCTTCACCTGGACCTGCACCTTCGCCAACATCCTGATCGTTGCGTCGTTCCCGATCCTGACCGCAGCGCTGGGCCTGCTGTCGCTGGACCGCTACTTCGACATGCACTTCTTCACTAACGAGCTGGGCGGCAACGCCATGATGTACATCAACCTCTTCTGGGCCTGGGGCCATCCTGAGGTGTACATCCTGATCCTGCCGGCGTTCGGTATCTTCTCCGAAGTCACCGCCACCTTCGCCGGCAAGCGTATGTTCGGCTACACCTCGATGGTGTGGGCGAGCGCCGCGATTACCTTCCTCGGCTTCACCGTTTGGCTGCACCACTTCTTCACGATGGGTTCGGGCGGAGACGTCAACGGCTTCTTCGGCGTTGCGACCATGCTGATTTCCATCCCGACCGGCGTGAAGCTGTTCAACTGGCTGTTCACCATCTACCGTGGCCGCCTGCGCTTCACCACGCCGATCCTGTGGACCCTGGGCTTCATCGTCACCTTCACCATCGGTGGCATGACCGGCGTTCTGCTGGCCATCCCGGGCGCTGATTACCTGCTGCACAACAGCCTGTTCCTGATCGCCCACTTCCATAACACCATCATCGGTGGTGCGGTGTTCGGCTACCTGGCCGGCTTCGTCTTCTGGTTCCCGAAAGCCTTCGGCTTCACCCTGGACGAGAAGTGGGGCAAGCGTTCCTTCTGGTGCTGGCTGGTCGGCTTCTACATGGCCTTCATGCCGCTGTACATCCTCGGCTTCATGGGCATGACCCGTCGCCTGAACCACTACGACAACCCAATGTGGAAGCCGTACCTGGTGGTGGCCTTCTTCGGTGCCGTGCTGATCTTCCTGGGCATCGCCTGCCAACTGATCCAACTGTTCGTCTCGATCAAGAACCGCAAGCAACTGGCCGATGTGACCGGCGATCCGTGGGGCGGTCGTACCCTTGAGTGGTCCACTTCTTCGCCGCCGCCGTACTACAACTTCGCCGAGCTGCCGCACGTCAACGACATCGATGCGTTCCACGACATGAAGCAGACCGGTACCGCGTACCGCAAGCTGCCGGCCTATGCACCGATCCATATGCCGAAGAACACCGCCGCTGGCTTCTCCATCGCGCTGTTCGCCTTCATCTTCGGCTTCGCCGCCATCTGGCACATCTGGTGGCTGGTGGGGGTCGGCTTCGTCGGCATGATCGCCTCGGTCATCGTGCGCAGCTACGTCACCGACCTGGACTACTACGTCCAGCCGGATGAAATCGAGCGCATCGAAAACGCCAACTTCCAGAAACTCGCCACTGCGCAGGTATAA
- the cyoD gene encoding cytochrome o ubiquinol oxidase subunit IV, with the protein MTAAAHHHGSHGAGHDNHGAGHGSLGSYAIGFVLSVILTAIPFYMVIDGGFSRHATLLTMVILGLVQVVVHLICFLHMNFSSEGRWNVMAFIFTAIIILLVVGLSLWIIFTADALMMPMP; encoded by the coding sequence ATGACCGCTGCTGCACATCATCACGGCTCCCACGGCGCCGGCCACGACAACCACGGCGCCGGTCACGGCAGTCTGGGCTCGTATGCCATCGGCTTCGTGCTCTCGGTGATCCTGACCGCGATCCCGTTCTACATGGTCATCGACGGTGGCTTCTCGCGTCACGCCACCCTGCTGACCATGGTGATTCTTGGCCTGGTTCAGGTCGTCGTGCACCTGATCTGCTTCCTGCACATGAACTTCTCCTCGGAAGGTCGCTGGAACGTGATGGCGTTCATCTTCACCGCCATCATCATCCTGCTGGTGGTCGGTCTGTCGCTGTGGATCATC
- the cyoC gene encoding cytochrome o ubiquinol oxidase subunit III — protein MSTAVLNQHLVDTHEAAHDHDHAHDSGGMTVFGFWLYLMTDCILFASVFATYAVLVNHTAGGPSGKDIFELPYVAVETAILLISSCTYGLAMLAAHKGAKGKAIAWLGVTFLCGAAFIGMELNEFHHLIVEGFGPSRSAFLSSFFTLVGMHGLHVSAGLLWMLVLMAQIGTRGLTAQNNTRMMCLSLFWHFLDIVWICVFTVVYLMGAL, from the coding sequence ATGTCTACGGCAGTACTGAATCAACACCTGGTCGATACGCACGAAGCGGCGCACGACCATGACCACGCCCATGACAGCGGCGGCATGACGGTCTTCGGCTTCTGGCTGTACCTGATGACCGACTGCATCCTGTTCGCCAGCGTCTTCGCCACCTACGCCGTGCTGGTCAACCACACGGCCGGCGGCCCGAGCGGCAAGGACATCTTCGAGCTGCCCTACGTGGCCGTCGAAACCGCGATCCTGCTGATCTCCTCCTGCACCTACGGCCTGGCCATGCTGGCCGCGCACAAGGGCGCAAAGGGCAAGGCCATCGCCTGGCTGGGCGTGACCTTCCTGTGCGGCGCCGCGTTCATCGGCATGGAGCTCAACGAGTTCCATCACCTGATCGTCGAAGGCTTCGGCCCGAGCCGCAGCGCCTTCCTGTCGTCCTTCTTCACCCTGGTCGGCATGCACGGCCTGCACGTGAGTGCCGGCCTGCTGTGGATGCTGGTACTTATGGCGCAGATCGGCACCCGTGGCCTGACCGCGCAGAACAACACCCGCATGATGTGCCTGAGCCTGTTCTGGCACTTCCTGGACATCGTCTGGATCTGCGTATTCACCGTCGTCTACCTGATGGGGGCTCTGTAA